The DNA window ATGAAGGGCAACCTCACCAACGTCCTCCCCATGATCCTCATCGGAGGTTGGATCAACTGGGCCTTCTCCGGTTTCCTTACCAGTAAGTCTCGTCACCAGTAAGTCTCGTcaccagtaaaggccccgtcacactaagcaacatcgctagcaacatcgctgctaacgaacaacttttgtgacgttgctagcgatgtcgctgtgtgtgacatccagcaacaacctggcccctgctgtgaggtcgttggttgttgctgaatgtcctgggccattttttagttgttgctgtcccgctgtgaagcacagatcgctgtgtgtgacagcgagacagcaacaactaatgtgcaggcagcaggagccggcttctgcggaggctggtaaccaatgtaaacatcgggtaaccaagaagccctgtccttggttacccgatatttacctttgataccagcctcctccgctctcactgtcagtgccggctcctgctctgtgcacatgtagctgcagcacacatcgggttaattaacccgatgtgtgctgtaactaggagagcaaggagacagcgctaagcattgtgcgctgctccctgcacatttagctgcagcacacatcgggttaattaacccgatgtgtgctgtaactatgagagcaaggagccagcgctaagcagtgtgcgctgctccctgctctgtgcacatgtagctgcagtacacatcgggtaattaacccgatgtgtgccgtaactaggagagcagggagccagcgctcagtgtgcgctgctccctgctctgtgcacgtgtagctccgtgtgctggtaaccaaggtaaatatcgggttggttacccgatatttaccttagttaccaagcgcagcagcttccacgcggcgctgggggctggtcactggttgctggtgagctcaccagcaacccgtgtagcgatgctccagcgatccctgccaggtcaggttgctggtgggatcgttggagcgtcgcagtgtgacatctcaccagcaacctcctagcaacttaccagcgatccctatcgttgttgggatcgctggtaagttgcttagtgtgactggaccttaagtctccTCAACTTCTCCAATTCACGAAGTCCCTTTTGTGTCAATCGAAACAGTGAAAACCAGTTCCTAATCTCTTGTGGTCACTCTGAGATTAAGGATTTCAACTGTCTGGCCCAAATCCCGAGGCTGCACCACTGAGGGGGGAAAAATCACCGGTCACACATGGCGGCCACCATCCAGGCCAGATTTGTCTCAGTAGTGGAGCCTCAGGCTTCGGCCTGTAACATCTACTGCTGATATCTCGGCCGGGGAGTGAGATATAATAATGGTTTTCACACTTTTATCATTCGGTTATTCTTAAAGGTTCCCGTTATGATGTGTAGTACGGGTGTGAAGACCTTTGCACCTTTTGTCTTTCCAGCAAAGGTTCCTTTCCCCCTGACGCTGCGATTCAAGCCCATGTTACAGCGGGGCATTGAGCTGGAGTCTCTGGACGCGTCTTGGTACGTATACCGTCTGCTCGCTGACCCTGCGTCCTGCTTCATAGTCAGTAGCTCTAATCTACGGGTTCCTTCTAGGGTCAGTTCTGCCTCCTGGTATTTCCTGAACGTGTTTGGCCTGAGGAGCATGTACACACTGATCCTGGGACAGGACAACGGTGAGTTATAGATGTGCCCAGAACTGAATATCTGACCTGGGGCGACTAAAACCAGCGCCACCCCTGCACGCAGGTTGTGAGAGGTACTGCAGCCCGGCCCTAGTCAATTCtcaggagctgagctgcaataccggaCACAACCTATGGTCAGGGGTGGTGCTGGTTTTGAAAGAAATCATGCTTATGTAGACCTGGATGAGGTTGATCCAAATTTGAGACTTAGAATCCTCCGACACAATGGCAGTCATGTCTGCCTGGACCCAAGTGGGGCATAGAGCGCCCCCTGTCCATCTCATATAGGAATGTAGACAGCGTCTGAGCTCACAGGTAATATCGTATTTAAAGGGGTAATACTACCGGCTAAGGGATATTGTGATTGGTGCACGTCATGCCGttggacccccaccaatcagcaCAGCGGGAAACTTTTATCCCCCCCTTTAGAAATGAGGATAGGTGATTAATATGttttactggacaacccctttttgaGTCGGCTctcacacatccgatttttgctgtcaggcacaatatggcgctctgcagaaaaaacgcaaccgttgttTTTtcccccgcatagacttgcattagcgccgtattgtgccgcatggccttgccggatgcggcatatttagctgatgcggcggccggatggaacgttgcctggcacttttttttggACGGCAAAGAAACCGCatcgcgcgatttacaatgcaagctcatggacgccggatgcggttttttttctttgcactgcgcatgctcagtatcaagctgcatccgtgaaaaaacagacggtccgcatggaaaaacttatgcaacggatcctttTTTTGCCGgagccgtcgcatcagtttttcgccGGATTGTACCTCACGGAAAAAAaacgtgaaagcagccttaggctatgttcacacactgcgttttttacctgcgtttttggtccgtttttgctgcagaaatttcttgagaaattcttgtaacctttctgcagacattccccagccaaacctatggcaaaaaaaatttgctgtgcgcacgctgcgtttttttcttaagaaaatctactgaaagaattttcttaagaaaaagaatgagcagtcacttcttttctgcagctaactgcgttatttgccatagataattggcacaataacgcagggagcaaccagcggtaaaaacgcaccgaaaacacaccaaaaacgcaccgaaaacgcggcaaaaacgcaggtgcgtttttggtgcgttttttaacgcaggtgcactaatccttcactcttaagaaatctcttaagaaatttcttaagaaaaatcacttttctagtgtgaacatagcctaagagtgcaGCGCCACCTCCTGGGGAATTGCTGCAATAGCACTTTTCCCAGATTACAGGATTTGCTTtaggctgtgcgcacgctgcgtacagtcagtgcagaaatttctgcagcgatctgaacagcacacgtgcgcttccaatcgctgcagaaaatgtccgtggtgaaaaaaaaataaagccgattccatgcgctctgccatagacagagcaggggctgccggcagagcgcaggaaagaagtgacatgtcacttcctagaacgcgcgcttcgggcagcagccaaagcactgcgctctaatacgccacgtgcgcacgtctcctgcataatcttcatagattgtgcaggggacgcaggacgcatgcagttacgctgcggtgcagatcgcagcgtaactgcatgcaattacgcaacgtgcgcacatggccttaggcggctttcacaccttttttttgccatcaggcacaatccggcaaacaaaaaaaaactaatgtgACGGATtcagcaaaaaaacggatccgtcgcctcTGTTTTCTCCTTGCGTGCCTTCCGTTTGACGGATCCATTGTGATACGGAGCATGCGCAGGTCAAAAAAACGGATTTGTCGTTGGATTCAGCCATATGCCGGATTACgctgtccataggcttccattataaaacacgttgTACAGCGCCGGGTCTGATGCGATacgtttttttgccggatctggcgaaagcaggatggaacgcaaggccatccggtgcTAATGGAAGTCTACGGGTGAAAAACGGATTTGTCAGCAACAGACGTCGGATCTgtgtttttccggattgtgcctgatggcaaaagccTGATGTGTGGAATCTatcaaactacaactcccagcaggggCAGAGACAGtccgggcatgctgggacttgtagtttttGAACCACTGGTGATGTAAAGGTGGTAGCCTCTTGCTATGGAGTCTTCAGTCTGTGACTTTTTGGGTTTGTGTTtgcccccctcccctccagctgctGACCAGAGCCGTATCATGCAGGACCAGATGTCAGGAGCCGCTATGGCCGTCCCCCCAGACACCAACAAGGCCTTTAAAGTAAGTACACCCAGGAACCTTGTAAGGTCACCCGATCTCTATGGAGAACATCCATACCTTCTCCACCAATCTCATGTATGGCTCCTTCTCCTCTTCTCGTGAGGACACAAAGGAGACGTCCCCGTCTTCTTGGGAGGTGTATCGTGGCGAGATTTCACCCTGTGATGGTTTCCATCTTGTTTAGGCCGAGTGGGAAGCCATGGAGATCACAGAACATCAGTGGGCGCTGGAGAACGTGGAGGAAGATCTCGTCTCCAAGGACCTGAACCTGGATTAGGATTTTCTGTCCCTTCAACGTCACCGTCGTGTATACAGTATTTTTTATTACAGATTGCCAAATTAAAATCCTATAATATAATATACCCCAGGTGATGGCTCTGATTGACTATCGGGGGCTGGTATAGAACGTCTGCGGAAAAATTGATCCCGGGGGAGGTAGAGTCAGAATATAATGTCTCTTTTTAGTATGTGTGTGGTGTCCTATTGTCATGATTAGTGCTGTACTAAAAAGTAGGCAGTGGTGTCTAGGTAGAGTAAAGTAGCCATGTATTATagtcatagaagtggtgtctaggtatagtaaaagtagtcatgcgctacacaatgaaaccacctatattcactttttttctctctcgttccgtttttgagataaaaatgctaacaccgttgttttccaccaggtggcgctatgggtagtttcattgcgtagcgcatggctactttactatacctagacaccacttctatgcctatagctgccgccattctcaagttaatggcggagcacaggatatgggtggacacactgtatatagaaagtACCAAATGCAGGTGTAAAGGACAGGATAATAGAGACCGTGCCCACACTGCCACAGCCAGCAAGTCGCCTATACATTACCCGCACTGCCACATCCAGAGTGTTGTGGTGTCTTGCAGGTCGTCTGCACCTTGCCTACTCTGTCACAACCAGCAAGTCACCAGTACCATACCCACACTGCTGTGTCTAGCAAGTTACCTCATGTCCTCACTGCCCCATTGCTACGCCTATACTGCCACCAAGTTGCCTGCAATGTCCACGTTGTGTCAAGCAAGTCGTCTGCACAGTGTCCACACTGTCACATCCAGCAAGTTACCTGCACAGTATCCGCCCTGCCACATCCAGCAAGTAGTGCACCTTGCTCACTGCCACAGCTAGCAAGTCGAGAGCAACATGCCCGCACTGCCACATCAATCAAGTCGCCAGCACAGTATCCGCACTGCCACATTCAGCAAGTAATCCACCTTGTACACGGTCACATCCCACAAGTTTCCAGCACTGACACGTCAATCGAGTCTCCTACATAACGTCTGTACTGCCACATCCAGCAAATCACCTGCACCAAGCCCGTACTGCCACATGATGCAAGCACCTACACAGTGCACGCGTTGCTAGATTCAGCAAGTTACCTCCACCATGCCTGCAGCGCCCATGCTGTTGCAACCAGAAAGTCGCCTGTATTGTGTCCACACTGCAGCAGCCAGCAAGTCGCCTGTATTGTGTCCACACTGCAGCAGCCAGCAAGTCGCCTGTATTGTGTCCACACTGCAGCAGCCAGCAAGTCGCCTGTATTGTGTCCACACTGCAGCAGCCAGCAAGTCGCCTGTATTGTGTCCACACTGCAGCAGCCAGCAAGTCGCCTGTATTGTGTCCACACTGCAGCAGCCAGCAAGTCGCCTACTCCGTGCCCGCATTGCCGTATCCAGCAAGTCGCCTGTATTGTGTCCGCACTGCCGCATCCAGCAAGTCGCCTACTCCGTGCCCGCATTGCCGCAGCAAGCAAGGTGCCTTTACTGTGCAAAGTTACTTTCAAAATGGGTTTGTGCATTTGATATAGGAGAAGACCTAGTTTAGGATATTTCCCACCACCACAAAAAGTTAAATCCTGGAAAACAAACATTTTGGGGTCAGAGTTTGGTTCACTGTTTTAATAGTTGTTCATACATCTGATATGTAGCAGGAAGGGTTTGGGGCCCGTTCCTTGCTCCTCCCCTGGGTGGTAAACTAAAAGGGATGAGAGTAGGGAAGGTCTGCAGGAGCCGTATACCACGTATATAGTCTGCTCGTCCTTTCCGCGCTAAGCTTTGGTACCTGCACGCAGTTGGTGGGGGTCTCGTGGAGAAGCCCCCTCCTCTATAATACTGATTCTCCTGCCTCAGGCACAGCCCTGCATCACGATTCCTGAGAAAAGTAAAATGACTTGACGTCTTACATCCCGCGGAGACGTCCATACGGTGTGGGAGATGTTATCCAGCCAGACCCTCGCTTTCCACCACGTTCGTCCTCCAGCCCCTCCATCCCGCCAGAGAAGAGTCCGGGGCGTCGGTCGCCCATTAGACGAGTCCGGATGTTGCGTTAAGTCATCAGCTCTCCTCAGGGTAGAGACTCGAGTCCACCTGGAGTAGAGGAGGTCGGGTGGGCACGCAAGGGAGAGCAAGGAGGGGACGATCGGCGGGGGCAGGGCAGTATGACACACGGCGGGGGTGTGGCAAAAATAAAGGACGTCcccggaggaacagcagcagatcaGCACATAGTGTCCGCACGGCCACGGGAAAGATAATATGGGTACTGTAGATGCCACATGCTGGCACTGCGTAATGTTCACTGTCCACCTAGTGCAGGCTCTAAGGAGCGGTCACGTCAGACGCTGCCCGGCCTCGGGCTCCTTCAGCGGGAGAGCCATGCGCTCGCCTCAACACCGGACCCCCACATCTTCACCCGAGAACAAGGCTGAGCCGACGCGACTGTAGTTGaactgcaaaaaacaaaaaaagggtcACCATTTTTATGTGCAGCTGCAACTCCCAGCGGCTGGAGTACCCACGTGGGGGGTCGTACCGGACTCAGAGGCTGGCCGCAGCTTGTTCTCCTCGTCCAGGCGGATTTCTTTCAGTGCAAAGATGGAAGTAGCTGCGGAGGGAAAGGAGCACAAATGGTAATTTTTAGCGGCCGTACTGACCCCCCCCACCGGTCACTTAGAGGGGCTCTTCACTGGTGGGGAGGATGGTACTCACTGTCCGGTAGCTTGTGGACCCGATCACCCATTTCCTGGAAGTATAAGTGTTTCATGGCTTCCTCTGCGGAGATCCTCCTCCGTCCTTCCAGCTGTGGACATAAGGAATCGGCACCAATTATAGCAGCGGTCTGCAACTGGGAGCTCAACGGTGGCTgtgacactacaacccccagcatgccctgacaataCGCCGCACCAGCTATAGCAATAGGCTGCAATCAGAAGCCGTGTGGCACCAGAACCTCCAGCATGCCCGGACAATACGCCGCACCAGCTATAGCAATAGTCTGCAATCAGAAGCCgtgacactacaacccccagcatgccctgaccaTACGCCGCACCAGCTATAGCAATAGTGTGCAATCAGCAGCCgtgacactacaacccccagcatgccctgacaataCCCCGCACCAGCTATAGCAATAGTGTGCAATCAGAAGCTCTGTgacactacaacctccagcatgccctgaCAATACGCCGCACCAGCTATAGCAATAGGCTGCAATCAGAAGCCGTGTGGCACCAGAACCTCCAGCATGCCCGGACAATACGCCGCACCAGCTATAGCAATAGTGTGCAATCACAAGCCgggacactacaacccccagcatgccctgaccaTACGCTGCACCAGCTATAGCAATAGGCTGCAATCAGAAGCTGTgtgacactacaacccccagcatgccctgacaataCTCCGCACCAGCTATAGCAATAGTGTGCAATCAGAAGCCgtgacactacaacccccagcatgccctgacaataCTCCGCACCAGCTATAGCAATAGTGTGCAATCAGAAGCCgtgacactacaacccccagcatgccctgacaataCTCCGCACCAGCTATAGCAATAGTGTGCAATCAGAAGCCgtgacactacaacccccagcatgccctgacaataCTCCGCACCAGCTATAGCAATAGTGTGCAATCAGAAGCTGTgtgacactacaacccccagcatgccctgacaataCGCCACACCAGCTATAGCAATAGTGTGCAATCAGAAGCTGTgtgacactacaacccccagcatgccctgacaataCCCCGCACCAGCTATAGCAATAGTGTGCAATCAGAAGCCgtgacactacaacccccagcatgcccagccTGCAGCACCAGCTATAGCAATGGTCTGCAATCAGAAGCcgtggcactacaacccccagcatgcccagccTGCAGCACCAGCTATAGCAATGGTGTGCAATCAGAAGCcgtggcactacaacccccagcatgcccagccTGCAGCACCAGCTATAGCAATGGTCTGCAATCAGAAGCTGTgacactacaacctccagcatgccctgaCAATACGCCGCAATAGTCTGCAATCAGAAGCCGcgtggcactacagcccccagcatgcCCAGGCTGCAGCACCAGCTATAGCAATGGTCTGCAATCAGAAGCTGTaacacaacccccagcatgccctgacagtccAATGCACCAGCTTTAGCAATAGTCTGCAATCAGCAGCCGtgtagcactacaacccccagcatgtccACAGCCTGCAATACCAGCTATAGCAAAAGTCTTCAATCAGAAGCTGTGCAGTACTagaacccccagcatgcccagtcTGCAGCACCAGCTATAGCAATGGTCTGCAATCAGAAGCtgtgacactacaactcccagcatgccctgacagtccAGCTATAGCAATAGTCTGCAATCAGAAACTgtgacactacaacccccagcatgccctgacagtccGCCGCACCAGCTAAAGCAATTGTCTGCAATCAGAAGCCGcgtggcactacaacccccagcatgcccagtcTGCAGCACCAGCTAAAGCAATTGTCTGCAATCAGAAACTGtgtggcactacaacccccagcatgccctgacaataTGCCGCACCAGCTATAGCAATAGTGTGCAATCAGAAGCCGcatggcactacagcccccagcatgccctgacaataTGCCGCACCAGCTATAGCAATAGTGTGCAATCAGAAGCCGcatggcactacagcccccagcatgccctgacaataTGCCGCACCAGCTATAGCAATAGTGTGCAATCAGAAGCCGcatggcactacagcccccagcatgccctgacaataTGCCGCACCAGCTATAGCAATAGTGTGCAATCAGAAGCAGtgtggcactacaactcccagcatgccctgacaataCGCCGCACCAGCTATAGCAATAGTGTGCAATCAGAAGCAGtgtggcactacaactcccagcatgccctgacaataTGCCGCACCAGCTATAGCAATAGTGTGCAATCAGAAGCcatggcactacaacccccagcatgccctgacagtacTCCGCACCAGCTATAGCAATAGTGTGCAATCAGAAGCcatggcactacaacccccagcatgccctgacaataTGCCGCACCAGCTATAGCAATAGTGTGCAATCAGAAGCCgtgacactacaacccccagcatgccctgacaataCGCCGCACCAGCTATAGCAATAGTGTGCAATCAGAAGCTGTgtgacactacaacccccagcatgccctgacaataCCCCGCACCAGCTATAGCAATAGTGTGCAATCAGAAGCAGtgtggcactacaactcccagcatgccctgacaataCGCTGCGCCAGCTATAGCAATAGTGTGCAATCAGAAGCCGcgtggcactacaacccccagcatgcccagtcTGCAGCACCAGCTAAAGCAATAGTCTGCAATCAGAAACTGtgtggcactacaacccccagcatgccctgacaataCGCTGCACCAGCTATAGCAATAGTGTGCAATCAGAAGCTGTgacactacaacctccagcatgccctgaCAATACGCTGCACCAGCTATAGCAATAGTGTGCAATCAGAAGCtgtgacactacaactcccagcatgccctgacagtccAGCTATAGCAATAGTCTGCAATCAGAAAGtgtgacactacaactcccagcatgccctgacagtccGCCGCACCAGCTATAGCAATTGTCTGCAATCAGAAGCCCtgtggcactacaacccccagcatgccctgacagccaCTCTTACCTGAAGGAATTTGGAGAGAAGGTTGGCTCCTTCTGTATCCAGCCTGTGGAGGACAAAGCATTGACTTAGCGGAAAAGTGGGCGAGATGTGCGTTGGGGGGGTGGTCAGAGCGGCCCATACCTGGCGGCGTGCTTCTGGATGGGGTCTGGATGGTATTTGGGGTAGTTATAGGATTTAAATTCTTCATTAGATAGGATCCCGGGCCATGTCTCTTCAGTAGGTGTACCTGGGCGGAGACATTGCATGGTGAGATTCCGGTAATCCGGCATTCTGATAATCCGGCATATCGTATAACAGATGTCACAAAATCCAAACTCTCGGATGACTGACGCGTTTCAGTGCATCGTAATGTCTGAATTTCGATAATTACCGAGTATCCGAAAAATAAAGTGCAGCTGTTCCTCCACAGTGGATCCTGGGAAAAGTGGTCGCCCTGTGACCATCTCGTAAAAGATGCAGCCGACGCCCCTAGAGGATAACAGAGAGCAACAGCGGCGGGAACTATTAGGTTCAGTGTCATGTGATGATCCCCTTCCCTTAATCACAGCTTACAGTCTCAgagactgcagctgcatctccctcccccCGCCATAATCACTGCTTACAGTCTCAGAgagactgcagctgcatctccctcccccCCGCCATAATCACTGCTTACAGTCTCAGAgagactgcagctgcatctcccctcctccccccctcctcctcgccATAATCACT is part of the Anomaloglossus baeobatrachus isolate aAnoBae1 chromosome 9, aAnoBae1.hap1, whole genome shotgun sequence genome and encodes:
- the LOC142251591 gene encoding ER membrane protein complex subunit 3-like; the encoded protein is MATPELLLDSSIRLWVVLPIVFITFLSGLLRHHVTRLLQGEKKPELEPLSDSQVLIRSRILRENGKYIPKQSFLMRKFYFNDAESGFFKKTKRKVTQKNPMTDPSMMTEMMKGNLTNVLPMILIGGWINWAFSGFLTTKVPFPLTLRFKPMLQRGIELESLDASWVSSASWYFLNVFGLRSMYTLILGQDNAADQSRIMQDQMSGAAMAVPPDTNKAFKAEWEAMEITEHQWALENVEEDLVSKDLNLD